A single window of Chitinophaga sp. XS-30 DNA harbors:
- a CDS encoding esterase family protein, translating into MKQLIVLLAVLAGITQPVISQDLPAQAPPGFDVERSGIAQGRIDTISYPSRTVGTTRKALLYTPPGYSSDKKYPVLYLLHGIGGDEREWLHGKPQQILDNLYADGKAVPMIVVMPNGRAMKDDRATGNIFDSARVRAFAVFEQDLLNDLIPFIEKKYPVYGDREHRAIAGLSMGGGQSLNFGLGNLDRFAWVGGFSSAPNTRPPDQLVPDPEAARKQLKLLWISCGDNDNLITFSKRTHDYLQEKKVPHVYYIEPGGHDFKVWKNGLYMFSQFLFKPVDPSVFSAYPSAASAQGGPVR; encoded by the coding sequence ATGAAACAACTGATCGTACTTTTAGCCGTACTGGCCGGCATCACCCAGCCAGTTATTTCCCAAGACCTGCCCGCACAGGCGCCGCCGGGTTTTGATGTTGAACGCTCCGGCATAGCGCAGGGCAGGATAGATACCATATCCTATCCCTCGCGAACGGTGGGTACCACACGAAAGGCTTTGCTGTACACGCCACCCGGCTATTCATCAGACAAAAAATACCCGGTGCTGTATCTGCTTCATGGCATTGGAGGAGATGAAAGGGAGTGGCTGCATGGCAAACCGCAGCAGATACTGGACAATCTTTATGCTGACGGGAAAGCAGTACCGATGATCGTGGTGATGCCCAACGGAAGAGCCATGAAAGATGACCGGGCTACCGGGAATATTTTCGACAGCGCCAGGGTAAGGGCATTCGCGGTGTTTGAGCAGGACCTGTTGAATGACCTGATCCCTTTCATTGAAAAGAAATACCCTGTGTATGGAGATCGCGAACATCGCGCCATTGCCGGATTATCCATGGGAGGGGGGCAATCGCTGAATTTCGGATTGGGGAACCTGGACAGATTTGCCTGGGTCGGCGGTTTTTCTTCCGCGCCGAATACCAGGCCACCGGACCAACTGGTGCCTGATCCGGAGGCCGCCCGGAAGCAATTGAAGTTGTTGTGGATATCCTGTGGTGATAACGATAATCTGATCACTTTCAGCAAGCGGACGCACGACTATCTGCAGGAGAAAAAAGTGCCGCATGTGTATTATATCGAGCCGGGCGGGCATGATTTCAAGGTCTGGAAAAACGGGCTGTACATGTTCTCCCAATTCCTCTTCAAACCGGTAGACCCTTCCGTTTTTTCTG
- a CDS encoding endo-1,4-beta-xylanase, translating to MNKLHKIAAGITALVVMAACHKHKTPEFDVEKPESVALQEEIDAYPALKTYINRAAHPDFIWGTALGLQEYLDKGVKYRLANKNFDEIALGYEMKHGAVVQADGSLSLDRVTSLLETAGQAGMTVYGHTLVWHANQNATYLKGLIAPMVVTAPAYANDLNTAGLLDHSFSGWNRSSPGAGISVADGEGMGTGNKAIKLVSAAGSSSAGALQLISPAIPVDNSHKYEVIIYIKSDIPGEGRIAFEGLNNNTPEIDWTKSGTPSETFTTGISWKEIRFQVNDFSGDNFSLHFDLGYKPGVTYYIDVNNLYVYDTQGTPAINNLVANGDFESGDSWGGWGNNSIRGVTADGMGVGNKGKALYVTNPSKTANFWDVQTSYPFEAPLSNGETYNLSFWVKGTAEGIIRPEVQSANYSSNGFGQVPVTTEWKLVDISTTVTTADRIRLIFSYGEFAGTVYIDDVVLKTATASGGSTTVVEKTAPEKTAIITEALDRWMAGMLGVSKDHVKAWDVVNEPMDDGNPYELKTGAGRPDMAADEFYWQDYMEGREYGVTAFKMARQYGNAGDIHFINDYNLEYNLDKCRGLIAYVNYIESKGAKVDGIGTQMHISITSDKENIAEMFRLLAATGKLIKISELDIGVGVKTTEATAEHYQAQAEMYKYVIDKYFELVPAGQRYGITLWSPLDSPASSSWRAGEPIGIWTEEYVRKLAYAWVARSLEANTK from the coding sequence ATGAATAAACTACACAAAATAGCAGCAGGTATCACTGCATTGGTAGTGATGGCTGCCTGCCACAAGCATAAAACGCCTGAATTCGATGTAGAGAAACCGGAAAGCGTAGCGCTCCAGGAGGAAATAGATGCATATCCGGCACTCAAAACCTATATCAACCGGGCCGCACACCCTGATTTCATCTGGGGAACGGCGCTCGGATTACAGGAATATCTGGATAAAGGCGTGAAATACCGGCTGGCCAATAAAAACTTCGATGAGATTGCACTGGGCTACGAAATGAAGCATGGCGCAGTAGTACAGGCCGATGGCAGCCTGAGCCTGGACAGGGTCACAAGCCTGCTGGAAACGGCCGGCCAGGCGGGTATGACCGTTTACGGGCATACACTGGTCTGGCATGCGAATCAGAACGCAACTTATCTGAAAGGGCTGATCGCGCCAATGGTGGTAACGGCTCCCGCCTATGCGAATGACCTGAATACTGCCGGGCTGCTCGATCATTCGTTCTCCGGCTGGAACCGCTCCAGCCCCGGCGCGGGCATCTCCGTAGCCGACGGCGAAGGCATGGGAACCGGCAATAAAGCCATAAAGCTGGTATCCGCCGCCGGATCATCCTCTGCCGGCGCTTTACAGCTGATCAGTCCGGCTATCCCTGTAGATAACTCCCATAAATATGAAGTGATCATTTATATCAAATCGGATATTCCGGGCGAAGGCCGCATCGCTTTTGAAGGGCTGAACAATAACACGCCGGAGATAGACTGGACGAAATCCGGCACGCCTTCCGAGACGTTCACTACCGGCATCTCCTGGAAGGAGATCAGGTTCCAGGTGAACGATTTTTCGGGAGACAATTTTTCGCTTCACTTCGATCTCGGCTACAAACCGGGAGTGACGTATTATATCGATGTGAACAATCTTTATGTGTACGATACCCAGGGCACTCCCGCCATCAACAATCTTGTTGCGAACGGCGATTTTGAATCCGGCGATAGCTGGGGAGGATGGGGCAACAATTCTATACGGGGTGTCACCGCGGATGGCATGGGTGTTGGCAACAAAGGGAAAGCCTTGTATGTCACCAACCCTTCAAAAACAGCCAATTTTTGGGATGTGCAGACTAGCTATCCCTTTGAAGCCCCACTGAGCAACGGAGAAACGTACAATCTGAGCTTCTGGGTGAAAGGTACAGCGGAAGGTATCATCAGGCCGGAAGTGCAAAGCGCCAACTATTCATCCAACGGGTTCGGGCAAGTTCCCGTCACCACCGAATGGAAACTGGTAGACATCTCCACAACGGTTACTACGGCGGACAGGATAAGGCTGATCTTCAGTTATGGCGAGTTTGCCGGAACGGTGTATATCGATGATGTGGTGCTGAAAACCGCTACGGCATCCGGTGGCAGTACAACCGTGGTGGAAAAGACAGCACCGGAGAAAACAGCCATCATCACCGAAGCGCTGGACAGGTGGATGGCCGGTATGCTGGGTGTCAGCAAGGACCATGTAAAGGCATGGGATGTGGTGAACGAGCCGATGGATGACGGCAATCCTTACGAGTTGAAAACAGGCGCAGGCAGACCGGACATGGCCGCGGACGAATTTTACTGGCAGGATTATATGGAAGGCAGGGAATATGGTGTGACCGCATTCAAAATGGCCCGGCAATACGGCAATGCCGGCGACATTCATTTTATCAACGATTATAACCTTGAATACAACCTCGATAAATGCCGCGGACTGATCGCCTATGTCAATTATATCGAAAGCAAAGGCGCAAAGGTAGACGGCATCGGCACACAGATGCACATCAGCATTACTTCGGACAAGGAGAATATTGCTGAAATGTTCAGGCTGCTGGCCGCTACCGGCAAACTGATAAAAATATCAGAACTGGATATAGGCGTAGGCGTGAAAACCACCGAGGCTACCGCCGAACATTACCAGGCACAGGCCGAGATGTACAAGTATGTCATCGACAAATATTTCGAGCTTGTACCTGCCGGTCAACGGTACGGCATTACGCTCTGGAGCCCGCTGGACAGTCCCGCCAGCTCCAGTTGGAGAGCCGGTGAACCGATTGGCATCTGGACGGAAGAATATGTGCGCAAGCTGGCTTATGCCTGGGTAGCCAGATCGCTGGAGGCAAATACCAAATAA
- a CDS encoding glycoside hydrolase family 43 protein, translated as MIKMCVVQSRVLSLLAGLLLLCRIGAAQSITLVNPVLSGFYPDPSVVKAGPDYYLVNSTFSYFPGLPIFHSRDLKNWKQIGNAIDRTTQMQFMKQRTTRGLFAPGISHHNGIFYIACTNIDDGGNFVITAKDPAGPWSDPVWLPAVRGIDPSVHFVDDKAYIIYNSDPPEHKALYPGHRTIRMYEFDPVAMKVTGEEKILVNGGVDISKKPVWIEAPHLLKRNGWYYLYAAEGGTSVNHSEVVLRSRSVWGPYEPYAQNPILTQRYLPEDRKHPVTSTGHAQLVDGPDGNTYAIFLACRPYTGDYYNTGRETFIAPVEWKNDWPVINPGQQEVQYYYQAAYRESAQPGALPQSGNFSYTMKFEKTLDPSLLFLRTCDSSSFSLGKRTGLTLKLKPETCMGTGSPSFIGKRQQHLFCSAETAMTFAASSENEKAGFMVYYDENHFYYLCKSVANGKPVLQLFKGRERSDEMELITAAPYEGQSDKVELKIEANGDHYNFYYAVNPGKWNILKGGLDAKYVSTKHAGGFTGCFFAMYATSSGKVSGKAASFQYLKYSGNDPMYK; from the coding sequence ATGATCAAAATGTGTGTTGTTCAAAGCCGTGTACTCAGCCTGCTTGCCGGCTTATTGCTTTTGTGCCGGATCGGCGCAGCGCAATCCATTACCCTGGTAAATCCCGTGCTCAGCGGGTTCTATCCTGATCCCAGCGTGGTAAAGGCAGGGCCGGATTATTACCTGGTCAACTCCACCTTTTCCTATTTCCCCGGGTTGCCCATATTTCATAGCAGGGACCTGAAAAACTGGAAACAGATCGGCAACGCGATAGACCGTACCACGCAGATGCAGTTCATGAAACAACGTACCACCAGGGGCTTGTTTGCGCCTGGCATCAGCCATCATAACGGTATTTTTTACATTGCCTGCACCAATATCGATGATGGCGGCAACTTTGTGATCACGGCAAAAGATCCCGCCGGTCCCTGGAGCGACCCCGTATGGCTGCCCGCGGTGAGAGGCATAGACCCATCCGTTCACTTTGTTGATGACAAAGCGTATATCATCTACAACAGCGATCCACCGGAGCACAAAGCGCTTTATCCGGGGCATCGCACCATACGGATGTACGAATTTGATCCGGTAGCCATGAAGGTGACCGGAGAGGAAAAAATACTGGTGAACGGAGGGGTTGACATCTCCAAAAAGCCTGTCTGGATCGAAGCGCCGCACCTGCTGAAAAGAAATGGCTGGTATTATCTTTATGCGGCGGAAGGCGGTACATCCGTCAACCACTCCGAAGTAGTGCTTCGCAGCAGATCTGTCTGGGGGCCTTACGAGCCTTATGCACAGAACCCCATCCTTACACAAAGATACCTGCCGGAAGACAGGAAACATCCCGTCACCTCCACCGGCCATGCCCAGCTGGTAGATGGTCCTGATGGCAATACCTACGCCATATTCCTGGCCTGCCGGCCATATACCGGCGACTATTACAATACCGGGAGAGAAACATTCATTGCGCCTGTGGAATGGAAGAACGACTGGCCGGTGATCAATCCCGGTCAACAGGAAGTGCAATACTACTACCAGGCAGCTTACCGGGAATCCGCACAACCCGGTGCACTGCCGCAAAGCGGGAATTTTTCCTACACTATGAAGTTTGAGAAAACGCTCGATCCTTCGCTGTTATTTCTCCGCACCTGCGACAGCAGTTCCTTTTCCCTGGGCAAACGAACCGGACTTACCCTGAAGCTGAAGCCGGAAACCTGCATGGGTACCGGCTCTCCTTCATTCATCGGAAAGCGGCAGCAACATCTGTTTTGCAGCGCCGAAACAGCGATGACCTTTGCGGCTTCTTCCGAAAACGAAAAAGCGGGTTTCATGGTGTATTATGATGAAAACCATTTTTACTATCTGTGTAAATCCGTCGCTAATGGCAAGCCTGTGCTGCAGTTATTCAAAGGCAGGGAACGTTCCGATGAAATGGAATTGATCACTGCGGCGCCATATGAAGGCCAATCGGACAAAGTGGAACTGAAGATCGAGGCCAATGGCGATCACTACAATTTCTATTATGCCGTGAACCCGGGTAAATGGAACATCTTGAAAGGCGGGCTGGATGCAAAGTACGTCAGCACGAAGCATGCAGGTGGATTTACCGGGTGTTTCTTCGCCATGTACGCTACTTCATCCGGCAAAGTCTCCGGCAAAGCTGCCAGCTTTCAATACCTGAAATACAGTGGCAACGATCCGATGTATAAATAG
- a CDS encoding two-component regulator propeller domain-containing protein yields the protein MLIFAHAGSAQSPHINFTALSSKDGLLSNTVNAIIKDRYGLMWFATDDGLNKFDGANFIVYRHIPGDTTSLRANEVLALHEDKAGNLWIGTSGGSLSRYDREKDLFIHYPGKDSIPGLPSNAVVRGIHSDHAGNVWIAQFEHLFMLDPVSGGITGIDLAAADDGMQVPKVLMCVFVDSKQRVWTGTSNGLYLYDKASRTIKRFQHASNQPLSLINNDIKAIAEDRNGDIWIGTMQGLCTYRRDGAGFNAFHGLGDERMTPGSNEIACIAADDEGNLWVGTAEGLHVINIKSQTVATHVPRGKHTYSLTSKSIRCVYIDKQGIYWLGTFRGGINKYDRNLNLFDVKLSSAIFGNSHPPPIISAFVEDRQGNIFMGTDGGGLFRFNRKTEQVSPADLELPVPNDKPLSILALHQSRDDKLYIATYAQGLVILDRATGKYRHLKHGAGPDGLSSNDIFCIKEDSKGNIWIGTNGEGVNLLKDGKVVARFTPRPRPDAANETFLPGNPYIRAIEEDGAGNIWIGSHGGGIVVYAPRSGQWTTYTQNNSQLPGDKIQVLLCDSRGNMWVGTYGEGLSLFDKKQRQFINFSEKDGLQNATVYHIIEDLNGLLWLSTNTGISSFDMAEKRFRNYTHHNGIQNNNFVHTSGIRLSGGELMFGGLDGFNYFNPDQLAVNRNVPAVLLTDLKVSNKTVVPGDGAPIKAHISVAHEIRLEYKQNFTLGFVALNYTIPKQNRYAYMLEGFDKDWNYTGTANTASYTNLDPGEYTFHVKAGNNDGIWSTKDTVIKIYVRPPFWRTTYAYLFYLAVIGGLLLYSRHRGITRLRKKFLLEQEREETRRLQELDRLKIKFLTNLSHDFRTPISLIMGPVDQLIAGEPAGSRLEKLNMIKRNARRLLNLVSQLLDFRKMEEHELRLQLSEGEFVSFVKEVTGSFRDFAEKKHIDLVFRSSLPKLDALFDHDKIERILFNLLSNAFKFTLEEGSVIVELEEIDSPAEPGQTWVSIKVTDTGVGIPGEKKDQIFERFFQTSTTAAILNQGTGIGLSITKEFIKMHGGTISVESEAGKGAAFIIRIPLKSAAGQAPALQVEPAGELSCEEEALPPALQVEQAVELSFAEDAPLPAITTAASEAQPSTADMPLVLLVEDNEDFRFYLKDNLRSSCKVIEAADGKEGWQKALALHPELIVSDISMPQMDGISLLQKLKADKRTSHIPVILLTALANEDQQIAGLETGANDYITKPFNSEMLHARIRNLLQLNYTLKNTYSRHIKVLTPEVDVASSGEKLMNRIVSYLEEHLNSSQLSVESLSREVGMSRSSLYSRLLELTGQTPVEYIRSYRLEKAAALMEKSDMTIAEIAYQVGFSTPNYFAKSFKAKFNMLPSEFIAHNRKGDRDGSN from the coding sequence TTGCTGATTTTTGCGCATGCGGGGTCAGCACAATCACCACATATAAATTTCACGGCGCTTTCTTCAAAAGATGGCCTGCTATCCAATACTGTCAATGCGATCATTAAAGACCGGTATGGCCTGATGTGGTTTGCCACAGATGATGGCCTGAATAAATTTGACGGCGCGAATTTTATCGTGTACCGGCATATTCCGGGGGATACAACAAGCCTGCGGGCCAATGAGGTGCTGGCATTGCATGAAGACAAAGCAGGCAATCTCTGGATCGGCACCAGTGGCGGAAGTCTGAGCCGGTATGATCGGGAAAAGGATTTGTTCATCCATTATCCCGGGAAAGACAGCATTCCCGGTCTGCCGTCAAATGCAGTGGTACGTGGTATTCACAGCGACCATGCCGGTAACGTATGGATAGCCCAATTTGAACATCTGTTTATGCTTGACCCCGTTTCCGGCGGCATTACCGGTATCGATCTGGCTGCGGCAGACGATGGCATGCAGGTCCCTAAAGTGCTGATGTGCGTTTTTGTGGACAGCAAACAACGGGTCTGGACCGGGACCAGTAACGGCCTTTATTTATATGACAAGGCATCCCGCACCATAAAGAGATTTCAGCATGCCAGCAACCAGCCGCTAAGCCTGATCAACAATGATATCAAGGCAATTGCTGAAGACAGGAATGGCGATATCTGGATCGGCACTATGCAGGGACTATGCACTTACAGGAGGGATGGCGCCGGATTCAATGCTTTTCACGGCCTCGGGGACGAGCGTATGACGCCCGGCAGTAATGAGATCGCCTGCATCGCCGCGGATGATGAAGGGAATTTATGGGTCGGCACCGCAGAAGGGTTGCATGTCATCAATATCAAATCCCAAACGGTGGCTACCCATGTGCCAAGGGGAAAACATACCTATAGCCTGACCAGCAAATCGATCAGATGCGTGTATATCGACAAGCAGGGCATCTATTGGCTGGGCACTTTCCGGGGCGGTATCAACAAGTACGACAGGAACCTGAATCTTTTTGATGTGAAATTGAGCAGTGCGATATTCGGCAACAGCCACCCCCCTCCCATTATCAGCGCCTTTGTGGAAGACAGGCAGGGGAACATATTCATGGGAACAGACGGTGGCGGGCTGTTCCGGTTCAATCGCAAAACTGAACAGGTCAGTCCGGCGGATCTGGAACTGCCGGTGCCGAACGACAAGCCCCTGTCCATCCTGGCATTGCATCAGAGTCGTGATGACAAATTATACATAGCCACGTATGCCCAGGGGCTTGTGATATTGGACCGCGCTACCGGAAAATACCGTCATTTGAAACATGGTGCCGGTCCGGATGGGCTCAGCTCAAACGATATCTTCTGCATCAAAGAAGACAGTAAAGGCAACATCTGGATCGGCACGAATGGCGAAGGCGTAAACTTGTTGAAAGATGGTAAAGTTGTGGCCCGCTTTACTCCCCGGCCCCGGCCAGATGCGGCAAATGAGACATTTCTGCCGGGTAATCCTTACATCAGGGCTATTGAGGAAGACGGAGCGGGCAATATCTGGATCGGGTCACACGGCGGAGGAATAGTGGTTTACGCCCCCCGCAGTGGTCAATGGACAACATACACCCAGAACAACAGTCAACTGCCCGGAGACAAGATACAGGTGCTGCTGTGCGACAGCCGTGGCAATATGTGGGTGGGGACCTACGGGGAAGGACTCAGCCTGTTTGACAAAAAACAACGTCAATTCATTAATTTTTCCGAAAAGGATGGCCTGCAAAATGCCACTGTCTACCATATTATCGAGGATTTGAACGGCCTGCTCTGGCTCAGTACCAACACCGGCATCAGCAGTTTCGATATGGCGGAAAAGAGATTCCGGAATTATACCCACCACAATGGTATCCAGAATAATAATTTCGTGCACACCTCCGGTATCCGGCTGTCCGGCGGGGAGCTGATGTTCGGAGGGCTTGATGGATTCAATTATTTCAATCCGGACCAGCTTGCTGTCAACCGTAACGTACCGGCAGTATTGCTGACCGATCTGAAAGTATCCAATAAAACAGTTGTCCCGGGAGATGGCGCTCCCATCAAAGCGCATATTTCCGTTGCGCACGAAATACGGCTGGAATATAAACAGAATTTCACACTGGGTTTTGTGGCGCTGAACTATACTATCCCGAAACAGAACCGATACGCTTATATGCTGGAGGGGTTCGACAAGGATTGGAACTACACCGGTACCGCTAATACGGCCTCTTATACCAATCTCGATCCGGGTGAGTACACCTTTCATGTAAAGGCAGGTAATAACGACGGGATATGGAGCACAAAAGATACGGTCATCAAGATCTATGTACGCCCCCCTTTTTGGCGGACGACCTATGCTTACCTTTTTTATCTCGCCGTTATCGGCGGTCTGTTGCTCTATAGCCGGCACAGGGGCATCACCAGGCTCAGGAAAAAATTCCTGCTGGAGCAGGAAAGAGAGGAAACCAGGCGGCTGCAGGAGCTTGACCGGCTGAAGATAAAATTCCTGACCAACCTGAGCCATGATTTCAGGACACCGATATCACTGATCATGGGACCTGTGGATCAGTTGATTGCCGGTGAACCGGCTGGCAGCAGGCTGGAAAAGCTGAACATGATCAAACGAAATGCGAGGCGGTTGCTGAACCTTGTGAGCCAGCTGCTTGATTTCAGGAAGATGGAAGAGCATGAGCTCAGGCTGCAGTTGTCCGAAGGTGAATTTGTTTCATTCGTAAAAGAAGTGACGGGTTCCTTCAGGGATTTTGCTGAAAAGAAACATATAGATCTGGTATTCAGGTCCAGCCTGCCTAAGCTGGATGCGCTTTTTGACCATGATAAAATAGAGCGAATTCTCTTCAATCTCCTGTCCAATGCCTTTAAATTCACACTGGAGGAAGGCTCCGTTATCGTTGAGTTGGAGGAGATAGACAGTCCGGCTGAACCGGGGCAGACATGGGTATCCATTAAAGTGACAGATACGGGGGTCGGTATTCCCGGTGAGAAAAAAGACCAGATATTCGAACGCTTCTTTCAAACCAGCACTACTGCTGCAATACTTAACCAGGGCACCGGTATAGGCCTGTCCATTACCAAAGAATTCATCAAAATGCATGGCGGAACCATCAGCGTGGAAAGCGAAGCAGGGAAAGGTGCGGCATTTATTATCCGGATTCCCTTGAAGTCTGCAGCCGGTCAGGCACCGGCGCTGCAGGTTGAGCCGGCCGGGGAGCTCTCCTGCGAAGAGGAAGCCCTGCCGCCGGCGCTGCAAGTTGAGCAGGCCGTGGAGCTCTCTTTTGCAGAGGATGCCCCGCTGCCGGCAATCACAACTGCAGCCAGCGAAGCGCAACCCTCAACGGCGGATATGCCCCTCGTACTGTTAGTGGAGGATAATGAAGATTTCAGGTTCTATCTCAAAGACAATCTCCGCAGTAGCTGCAAAGTGATCGAGGCCGCTGACGGGAAGGAAGGATGGCAAAAAGCGCTGGCGCTTCATCCCGAACTCATCGTGAGCGACATCAGCATGCCGCAGATGGATGGCATAAGCCTCCTGCAAAAATTGAAGGCGGATAAAAGGACCAGCCATATTCCCGTTATTCTGCTGACAGCCCTTGCGAATGAAGATCAACAGATCGCGGGATTGGAAACCGGCGCCAATGACTACATCACCAAACCATTCAATTCGGAGATGCTGCATGCCAGGATACGGAACCTGCTGCAACTCAATTATACCCTGAAGAACACGTATTCCAGGCATATAAAGGTGCTAACACCGGAAGTGGATGTAGCATCGTCCGGAGAAAAACTCATGAACAGAATTGTCAGCTATCTGGAAGAGCATCTTAACAGTTCGCAACTTTCTGTTGAAAGCCTGAGCCGGGAAGTTGGCATGAGCCGCAGTTCCCTGTACAGCAGGTTGCTGGAGCTTACCGGCCAGACGCCCGTGGAATACATCCGTTCCTACCGGCTGGAAAAGGCCGCGGCATTAATGGAAAAAAGTGATATGACCATTGCGGAGATCGCCTACCAAGTCGGATTTTCCACACCCAACTATTTTGCCAAATCTTTCAAAGCCAAATTCAATATGCTGCCATCCGAGTTTATTGCCCATAACCGGAAGGGCGACCGGGATGGCAGCAATTAA
- a CDS encoding peptidylprolyl isomerase: MAKVFSAIICIVTSVIAGCNNPGSEAVLLQTGAYTLSPADYEFAGSNAQYRSMTARQLEDRLVEEGRILAFAMDHRYDTISLLQRQLEYAMRYYASSVDGYVWNREVKPLLKVTADEIREAYARRSTEYLLEFIRFSNEEQLKRYFASTPLVNTAKEFHALRRKTKADPVIQYYSVFHRYPFYPSGVYSGKMARPRAGDAWGPFETPSGYYVMHVAEERKVTQRPFEQEQGLIREELLNALREKYILESQRQILQETRPHIHREALAGIAAKVNTMERKWPGVDSGLVLMEYHFRGKQHHYTAADFMEFVQCQPMFTGSLSEPQDIKKMLHAYLISISLFARAQQLGIEQDTAYQQFRKRYQQGIFITHYKRQHIYPNISIREGEMESYYRGHSSDFTCFATATILVSRYPDIQSAFEGRRLLMEKPPTEAGRVEVRVKDTTCSEAVIAAVSKLEPGAVSVPVPENGYYWIISLVSKSGVMPMPYKYARKSIRELLFSQKEKTLIAELETEYPVKVNHIAAYLAKSK; this comes from the coding sequence ATGGCAAAGGTTTTTAGCGCGATCATATGCATTGTAACAAGTGTTATTGCAGGATGCAACAATCCCGGCAGTGAAGCCGTCCTGCTTCAAACCGGCGCATATACGCTGAGCCCTGCTGATTACGAATTTGCCGGCAGCAACGCCCAATACAGATCAATGACCGCCAGGCAGCTGGAAGACAGGTTGGTGGAGGAGGGGAGGATACTGGCCTTTGCAATGGACCACCGGTATGATACCATCAGCCTGCTGCAACGGCAACTGGAATATGCAATGCGCTATTATGCGTCTTCCGTGGATGGGTATGTCTGGAACAGGGAAGTGAAGCCTTTGCTGAAAGTAACAGCAGATGAGATCCGGGAAGCATATGCCAGGCGGTCCACCGAATATCTTCTGGAATTTATCCGTTTCTCCAACGAAGAACAGTTGAAGAGATATTTTGCCTCAACACCGCTGGTGAATACGGCGAAGGAATTTCATGCTTTGCGGAGAAAAACGAAAGCGGATCCTGTTATTCAATACTACAGTGTTTTTCACCGTTACCCTTTTTATCCATCAGGGGTCTATTCAGGTAAAATGGCCCGGCCCCGGGCGGGGGATGCCTGGGGCCCTTTTGAAACTCCCTCGGGGTACTACGTCATGCATGTAGCGGAGGAAAGAAAAGTGACCCAACGGCCATTCGAACAGGAGCAGGGTCTCATCCGGGAAGAGCTGTTGAATGCGCTCAGGGAAAAATATATCCTGGAAAGCCAGCGGCAGATATTACAGGAAACCCGCCCGCATATACACCGGGAGGCGCTTGCCGGGATAGCGGCCAAAGTGAATACCATGGAAAGGAAGTGGCCAGGCGTAGATTCGGGACTAGTGCTGATGGAATACCATTTCCGCGGGAAACAGCACCACTATACAGCAGCGGATTTTATGGAATTTGTACAATGCCAGCCGATGTTTACCGGATCGCTCTCCGAACCGCAAGACATAAAGAAAATGCTGCATGCCTACCTGATCAGTATCAGTTTGTTTGCCAGGGCGCAGCAGTTGGGCATCGAACAGGATACTGCTTACCAGCAGTTCAGGAAGCGTTACCAGCAGGGTATTTTCATCACCCATTACAAACGGCAGCATATCTATCCGAATATATCCATCAGAGAGGGGGAAATGGAAAGTTATTATCGTGGGCATAGCAGCGACTTTACATGCTTCGCAACGGCCACGATTCTCGTCAGCCGATATCCGGATATACAAAGTGCTTTTGAAGGCAGGAGGCTGTTAATGGAAAAGCCACCCACGGAGGCCGGCAGGGTAGAAGTACGGGTAAAAGACACCACCTGCAGCGAGGCTGTTATTGCGGCCGTATCAAAACTGGAGCCGGGAGCAGTGTCGGTGCCTGTACCGGAAAATGGGTACTACTGGATCATATCCCTCGTATCAAAAAGTGGCGTAATGCCAATGCCATACAAATACGCGCGAAAAAGCATCCGCGAACTGCTTTTCTCGCAAAAGGAAAAAACGCTGATCGCCGAGCTTGAAACGGAATATCCGGTTAAGGTAAATCACATCGCGGCATATCTCGCGAAATCAAAATAA